In the genome of Calothrix sp. PCC 6303, the window CCAACCAATGGCTCAACGATAGGTGCAACTCTAGTTTCCGCTTTGATCGATAACAGCGATACAGGAGGCGGTTTAGACAACTTTACCAATCCGGGTGGAAGTCCTGGTCTTGCAGTTACAGGTGTTAATAGCGGAACGCTCTACTACACCACCAATGGTGGCTCCACTTGGAATGCTCTCAACTCTCCCTCAATAACTGCTAGTCTGCTTTTAGCTGCTGATAGCAACACCTATGTGTACTTCAAACCTGATACGAATGTGAATGGCTCAATCTCGGATGCTGTCACTTTTAAAGCATGGAATGGCTTTGATGGCACAAATGGACAGGCGAATGTAAACACCACAACGAATGCGGGTGTTTCCTCGCAATCTGATACTGCCTCTATTAGCGTTACGCCCGTCAATGATGCACCGACCATCAGCACCAACTCATTGAGCCTCAGCGAAGGTGGCAGTGTGGTTCTTTCCAGCAGCAATATCAACGCCACCGATCCTGATAACATCTCTACGGAACTCACCTACACTGCCAGCAGTATCACCGGTGGACAGTTTGAGTTGGTAGCGACTTCGGGTGTTGCCATCACCAGCTTTACCCAGGCACAGATTAATTCTGGGGCAGTGCGCTTTGTCCACGGTGGCGGTGAAACGGCACCCAGCTATAGCCTGATTGTCAATGATGGTTCGCTCAACAGCGGTAGCAGCACCGTGGCGATCGGTACCTTCACCAACGTCAACGATGCCCCGACCATCAGCACCAACGCGTTGAGCGTCAGCGAAGGTGGCAGTGTGGTTCTCTCCAACACCAATATCAACGCCACCGACCCCGACACCACCCCAGCCCAACTCACCTATACTGCCAGCAGTATTAGCGGTGGACAGTTTGAGTTGGTAGCGACTTCGGGTGTTGCCATCACCAGCTTTACCCAGGCACAGATTAATTCTGGGGCAGTGCGCTTTGTCCACGGTGGCGGTGAAACGGCACCCAGCTATAGCCTAATTGTCAATGATGGTTCGCTCAACAGCGGTAGCAGCACCGTGGCGATCGGCACCTTCACCAACGTCAACGATGCCCCAACTTTGACGGGCAATGCCACGCTAACAGCCGTTACCCAAAACACCACCAACTCTAGCGGTAGCAGCCTCACTAGCCTCTTTGGTAGTCTGTTCACTGACCCTGATACAAGTGCCAGTCTCAGTGGGTTGGCGATCGTTGGCAACACTGCCAACACCACTACAGAAGGTCGATGGGAATACTCGACTGACGGCACTAACTGGGCAAGCGTGGGTGCAGTTGCCGATGGTGCTACCGCCCTGGCGCTCTCTGTTAGTACACTGGTGCGCTTTGTACCGGTAACTGGCTATAACGGCACACCCCCTGGCTTAACAGTACGCGCCCTTGATAACTCCTATAGCAATGGGTTTACGAATGGCACCACACGAGTGACCATCAACACTACAAGCAACGGTGGTACAACGGCAATTTCAAGTGGCACACCTGTTACCCTCAACACCTCTGTTACCAAGAGCTTGCCCAATCTGCTGTGGCGCAACAGTGGCAACGGGGAGAATGCTGTTTGGCAAATAAAGAATGACTTCACCCTGCAATCCGGATACTTCATCACCCAGGTGCCTGATGCGAACTGGGAGATTACTGGTACTGATGACTTCAACGGCGACGGCATTGCTGATATCGTCTGGCGCAACAAGGCAAGTGGCGAGAACGCTATTTGGGAGATGAAGAATGACTTCACCCTGAAATCCGGACAATTCATTACCCAGCGACCTGATGCGAACTGGCAAATTGCTGGTACTGATGACTTCAACCAAGACGGTACACCTGATATCCTCTGGTACAATAAGCTGACAGGGAAGGGAGATATCTGGGAAATGAATGCCTTCAGACTTGTACAAAGCTATCAACTCCTTGACGTGATCAATCCCAATTGGAGCGTGAGACCTTTTGTGGCAGGTTAGATACTTTTGACAGATACCATTCGTGAGTGGTTAAGGTCAGATACCATTTGTCAAGAAGCAAGATTACTCAAAATATGGCTGAAAAGCTCTGTTGGAAGCACAATTTTTGAGCAGGCGATCGCGTAATCTGGATACGCATCATTCATTCTTGAGCTATAATTCCGGTACAAGAGTTAACTTAATACCTCTGTTTTCTTGAATTTTCAGCATAATTTCTAATTGACAAAAATTAAGATTATCTTAACCTCTCACCGATGGACAGATACAGCTAGTTTATACGGTACCCCTGTTAAGTGGCTACGCAAAATTAAATATTATATATTGTCATTGCGTAAAGCCTAACGGCATACAAGAAACGCAAAGCGTGTCCGAAGGACTTGGAACGTAGACAGAGACTTCCCGCAGGGTAGCAATCCCAAAGGTTTGAGCGTTTCTGAATGTATGATTAATTTTGCACTACTACTTAACAGGGGTAGTCTATACGGTGAGCGATCGCTCTTTTATAATATCCCACTGAATTATTTTCAAAAGCCACTCACTGCCAAATACAATAAAAATCTTTGCGATCGCTAGACTGGGAAAAAGCTGATATTCTAAGATTCATGTTCCAAGCAGTGTGAGGAGTCGTCACGTAAAATGGGAATCCATCTACCAGAAGCGATCGCAGTTGGTCAGTATTTAGTCACCCAACGCCTAAAAGGACGTAAACGCTTCCCTCTAATTTTGATGTTGGAACCACTATTCCGCTGCAACCTTGCTTGTTCTGGTTGCGGAAAAATCCAACATGCACCCGAAATTCTTAAACAAAATCTTACCCCCGAACAATGTTTTGCCGCAGTTGAAGAATGTGGCGCTCCCATAGTTTCTATCCCCGGTGGGGAACCTTTGATGCACCCACAAATAGACGAAATTGTCAAGGGCTTAATTGCTCGGAAAAAGTTTATTTATCTCTGCACCAACGGCTTATTGTTAGAAAAAAGCTTAGACAAGTTTCAGGCATCCCAATATTTTAGTTTCAGCGTTCATCTTGATGGGTTACGGGATTGGCACGATACCTGTGTAGATAGAAGAGGTGTGTTTGATACCGCTGTCAAAGCTATTAAAGCCGCTAAAGCACGAGGTTTTCGCGTTGCTACTAATACCACTATATTTCAAGGTGCTAATCCCCAACAGATGCAGGAATTCTTTGATTTCCTCAGTGATTTGGGCGTAGATGGGATGACCATTTCCCCAGGATACAGTTACGAATGGGCACCAGATCAAGATCATTTTCTCAAACGTGAACAAACACGCGCTCTCTTCCGTGAAATTCTTGCACCATTTAGAGCAGGTGACAAAAAGTGGAATTTTGCTAACAGTCCCCTATTTTTAGATTTCCTCACCGGAGAACAAGATTATGAATGCACTCCTTGGGGAAGTCCAAGTTACAGTGTTTTAGGTTGGCAGAAACCCTGTTATTTATTAAATGAAGGACATTACAACAGCTTCCAAGAATTATTAGATCATACCAACTGGAATAATTACGGACGTGCTAGCGGAAATCCCAAATGTGCTGATTGTATGGTTCACTGTGGTTATGAACCCACCGCAGCAACAGAATCTATGCAACCTAGTAATATTGGGCGCTCAGTCATGGGATTATTAGGTATTGGCTAATTAATTGCGATCGCTTGTGTCAGTTAGAGGGGATTCTAAATCTCAAACGGTTTCTTTTCTTGAGCAAAGTTAAATTGGCAGAGTAATAATAAACTTGGTTCCCTCTCCTGACGCTGACAAACAATCTATCTGCCCATCGTGTTTATCGATGATAATTTGTTGAGCGATGGCAAGCCCTAAACCTGTACCTTTATTTACACCTTTGGTTGTAAACAAGTTGTCAAATATACGTTGTTTGACTTCCTGGGTCATACCTATACCATTATCTGCAATGATAATTTGTACTGTTTGATCGGCAACCAGTGTTGTAATTCTAATTTGATTGGGATTAGCTGTAATATCCTCGAAGGTTTTACCTGAGTTAGAGTCGTCTAGAGCATCAATTGCATTTGCCAGAATATTCATAAATACTTGGTTTAATTGACCCGGAAAACAATCAACTTGAGGTATATTTCCATACTCTGTAAAAACATCAATTGCTGGACGTAGTTCGTTTGCTTTCAGGCGATGTTTGAGGATTAAAATTGTACTATCAATCCCTTCATGGATATTGAATGGCTGCTTATAATCTCGATCTGCCCGAGAAAAAGTCCGTAAACTGGTGCTGATAGTCTTAATGCGATCGCAAGCCATCATCATGGAATCAATCATTTTAGGTAAGTCTTCTATAGAATAATCTAAATCAACTTCTTCCGCGTGATTGATAATTTCTTCACCGGGATTTGGTAAGCTTTCCTGATACAGTTTCAAATGATCAATAATATCACCGATATTTGGTTTTGCTTGTTTGAGAGTCGCAGCAATAAACCCAAGGGGATTATTCATTTCGTGAGCAATCCCTGCCACCAAATTACCCAATGCGGACATTTTCTCGCTTTGAATCATCTGCAATTGAGTTTGCTGTAACTGCTGTAGAGATTCAGTCAACTCTGTGGTGCGTTCTTGCACTCGTTGTTCCAGGGTACGGGTAAGATGGGAAATTTTTAGATGTAGTTTTAATCTGGCAATAACCTCT includes:
- a CDS encoding DUF4347 domain-containing protein, with the translated sequence MSFELPGLGTPSAGVLSTTSLTPVFAQNTLTTSLTGLAGASQSLLFVDGSVTDYQQLVAGVIPGTEIHVLDPVQDAVTQITNTLLGRQNIGSLHIVSHGEAGGLDFGSSQMNLGDLPGYTSQLQSWGKALTNDADILLYGCNVAEGQLGQAFVQNISQITGADVAASDNLTGSKALGGDWVLESKTGAIETGLIFDPAMLTSYSGVLTTTSPTNSGFETGDLTGWTVQNLTSPNWNTTQTVTVVSSDKNQGTYSAKIDISGSVSTGGGTAYGPTITSSYFEGDAGDTILFDWKALQTSDYYDVKGEIVNDSTGQRSTIISEVGTLRNWTTTSVTLPVTSSQWKFVFTAGSYDATFGRAVGSTLYIDNIRVVIPAPTLNTNASPTLSNTVEDISAPTNGSTIGATLVSALIDNSDTGGGLDNFTNPGGSPGLAVTGVNSGTLYYTTNGGSTWNALNSPSITASLLLAADSNTYVYFKPDTNVNGSISDAVTFKAWNGFDGTNGQANVNTTTNAGVSSQSDTASISVTPVNDAPTISTNSLSLSEGGSVVLSSSNINATDPDNISTELTYTASSITGGQFELVATSGVAITSFTQAQINSGAVRFVHGGGETAPSYSLIVNDGSLNSGSSTVAIGTFTNVNDAPTISTNALSVSEGGSVVLSNTNINATDPDTTPAQLTYTASSISGGQFELVATSGVAITSFTQAQINSGAVRFVHGGGETAPSYSLIVNDGSLNSGSSTVAIGTFTNVNDAPTLTGNATLTAVTQNTTNSSGSSLTSLFGSLFTDPDTSASLSGLAIVGNTANTTTEGRWEYSTDGTNWASVGAVADGATALALSVSTLVRFVPVTGYNGTPPGLTVRALDNSYSNGFTNGTTRVTINTTSNGGTTAISSGTPVTLNTSVTKSLPNLLWRNSGNGENAVWQIKNDFTLQSGYFITQVPDANWEITGTDDFNGDGIADIVWRNKASGENAIWEMKNDFTLKSGQFITQRPDANWQIAGTDDFNQDGTPDILWYNKLTGKGDIWEMNAFRLVQSYQLLDVINPNWSVRPFVAG
- the hpnH gene encoding adenosyl-hopene transferase HpnH; this translates as MGIHLPEAIAVGQYLVTQRLKGRKRFPLILMLEPLFRCNLACSGCGKIQHAPEILKQNLTPEQCFAAVEECGAPIVSIPGGEPLMHPQIDEIVKGLIARKKFIYLCTNGLLLEKSLDKFQASQYFSFSVHLDGLRDWHDTCVDRRGVFDTAVKAIKAAKARGFRVATNTTIFQGANPQQMQEFFDFLSDLGVDGMTISPGYSYEWAPDQDHFLKREQTRALFREILAPFRAGDKKWNFANSPLFLDFLTGEQDYECTPWGSPSYSVLGWQKPCYLLNEGHYNSFQELLDHTNWNNYGRASGNPKCADCMVHCGYEPTAATESMQPSNIGRSVMGLLGIG
- a CDS encoding sensor histidine kinase; this translates as MIASVVVKPIFILVVDDNPNNLKVLSEAIQGHSWKVLMATDGESAIEQAEYAHPDLIILDVMMPGIDGFETCRRLKANLNTQHIPVIFMTALSDALDKVKGLEIGAVDYITKPFQQEEVIARLKLHLKISHLTRTLEQRVQERTTELTESLQQLQQTQLQMIQSEKMSALGNLVAGIAHEMNNPLGFIAATLKQAKPNIGDIIDHLKLYQESLPNPGEEIINHAEEVDLDYSIEDLPKMIDSMMMACDRIKTISTSLRTFSRADRDYKQPFNIHEGIDSTILILKHRLKANELRPAIDVFTEYGNIPQVDCFPGQLNQVFMNILANAIDALDDSNSGKTFEDITANPNQIRITTLVADQTVQIIIADNGIGMTQEVKQRIFDNLFTTKGVNKGTGLGLAIAQQIIIDKHDGQIDCLSASGEGTKFIITLPI